The following DNA comes from Pseudanabaena yagii GIHE-NHR1.
TCAAAAAAGTGATGTGAAGCGCTTTTGGACAACTAATTTAGCGAATGCACAATCGGTAGATGATGAGGGTGGGTTAAAATTTGGAAATGTATTGCAATCCTTGCAGAGACGATTACCTGTAATTGCTAGTGTAACTATTGTAGTGACTTCTTTAGCTGTATTTAGGTCTGCTACGAGTAAACCAAATTACCAATCTGGATTTGAAATTTTAGCCAAACCGATCACGGAAGAGACTCGTGTTATTTCTGCTGTAACCCTAAATAATAGAGATACAGAAGCTACAAAGGATACTAAAGAAGCTATTAGCCCTACGACATTAAAAATATTAAAGAGTTCTAGAATTCTTACTCCGATCGCGGAAAAGCTAAAGGCAAAATACCCAAATATTGATGATGATAGCCTGGCTGAAGGTCTAACGATAAAGACAGAAAATCAAGTTTTAAGTGTCAGTTATCAGGATAAAGACTCTAAAAAAGTCAAGGAAATTCTCGATTTAGTTTCTCAGGCATATCTTGCCTATAGTTTGGAAGAGCGTTTATCTGACGTGCAACAAGGACTTGACTTTGTAAATTCTCAATTACCACAAGTCCAAGAGAGAGTTAGTAATCTTCAGGATAAACTCCAAACTTTTAGACAACAATATAATCTTATTGATCCAGATTCCAGTAGTAAACAACTAGCGGCAGAAACTAGTACTATTGCTCAACAGAAGCTAGAAACTAAAGTCAAACTAGATGAAGCACGTTCGCTATACCAAGATCTAAGTCGGCAAGTATCTGAACCAGTGGATGAAACTAAGGTATCATCACTGCTCCAAGACAACCCAAGATATCAAGCAATTTTAACGCAGATCCAAGTTGTAGATGGTCAAATTGCCAAGGAACTGAGCATATATCAAGAAAATACTGATAAAGTTCAAGCATTAAAGGATCAACGTGCTAATTTGATTCCATTATTACGTCTTGAAGAGGAAAGAGCTAAAGAGCTAGTTGCAAGTCGCATTAGAGATTTAGAAGCACGTAGCGAAATATTAGCACAAGTAGAAGAGAAGCTAAATCAGGAAGTAAAACAGTTATCTAGCATATCTCGACAATATACCGATATTCAGCAAGAAATTAAAATTACTAACGATAATCTCAACCAGTTTTTAACAAAGCGCGAGGCTTTACGTATTGATGCTGGACAACGTAAAACACCTTGGCAAATTTTGACTCCAGTAAAAGACCCTGTATCTTCATCCGCTGATGTTAAACGGAATGGAGTCCTAGGAGCAATACTGGGGCTATTGTTAGGTTCTGGATTGGCTCTACTGCTAGACAAATTGAGTAATTTATTACGTACACCAGATGAAGTTAAAGATGTCGCTAAATTGCCTATTTTAGGAGTGATTCCATTTAACTCAGACTTAAATCAAGAGGAAATTATAGATGATACTTCGGAAATTATTCCTTTAGAGCGAAACTTGATAGAGAATGAGGCTTTACATACCCTTGGGAAACCAACAAAAATT
Coding sequences within:
- a CDS encoding GumC family protein — protein: MQSEQHSQISPQKSDVKRFWTTNLANAQSVDDEGGLKFGNVLQSLQRRLPVIASVTIVVTSLAVFRSATSKPNYQSGFEILAKPITEETRVISAVTLNNRDTEATKDTKEAISPTTLKILKSSRILTPIAEKLKAKYPNIDDDSLAEGLTIKTENQVLSVSYQDKDSKKVKEILDLVSQAYLAYSLEERLSDVQQGLDFVNSQLPQVQERVSNLQDKLQTFRQQYNLIDPDSSSKQLAAETSTIAQQKLETKVKLDEARSLYQDLSRQVSEPVDETKVSSLLQDNPRYQAILTQIQVVDGQIAKELSIYQENTDKVQALKDQRANLIPLLRLEEERAKELVASRIRDLEARSEILAQVEEKLNQEVKQLSSISRQYTDIQQEIKITNDNLNQFLTKREALRIDAGQRKTPWQILTPVKDPVSSSADVKRNGVLGAILGLLLGSGLALLLDKLSNLLRTPDEVKDVAKLPILGVIPFNSDLNQEEIIDDTSEIIPLERNLIENEALHTLGKPTKIVNLKYWINRATKGRKSDSSSIKPYYMTSIFLEAFRALYTNIRLLNPDLEVRSIVISSSMPSEGKSTSSVYLAQAAAALGKRVLLVDADLRRPNIHEQLLLSNTLGLSNLISTDLTFDQVLQRSPIEPNLSILTSGQIPPDPTRLLSSQKMQNLMQLFQESFDLVIYDTPPLLGLVDSKLIAAKTDGIVIVVGLDKAKASNLTQALDLLSNSPIGVFGVIVNGSKDYDADLNKTYSLY